The Altererythrobacter sp. Root672 genome includes a window with the following:
- the acpS gene encoding holo-ACP synthase, protein MIIGMGSDLCNIERIQAALDRHGDRFELRCFTVIERAKAAKRPFTRAGTYAKRFAAKEAFSKAVGTGFFKGVYMKDIGVVNLPSGAPTLHLENGAAKRLAELTPDGHEARIHLTLTDDHPWAQAFVVIEARPLT, encoded by the coding sequence ATGATCATCGGCATGGGCTCCGACCTCTGCAATATCGAGCGCATCCAGGCCGCTCTCGACCGGCATGGTGATCGCTTCGAGTTGCGCTGCTTCACCGTCATCGAGCGTGCCAAGGCGGCCAAGCGGCCGTTCACCCGCGCTGGCACTTACGCAAAGCGCTTTGCCGCCAAGGAGGCCTTTTCCAAGGCCGTGGGCACGGGCTTCTTCAAGGGTGTCTACATGAAGGATATCGGGGTGGTGAACCTGCCCTCCGGCGCTCCGACCCTGCATCTCGAAAACGGCGCGGCGAAGCGGCTTGCGGAACTGACGCCGGATGGCCATGAGGCGCGCATCCACCTTACCCTTACCGACGACCATCCCTGGGCTCAGGCTTTCGTCGTAATCGAGGCACGCCCCCTAACGTGA
- a CDS encoding pyridoxine 5'-phosphate synthase, whose translation MSGGRLRLGVNIDHVATIRNARGGEHPDPVRAAEIVASVGGDGITAHLREDRRHIRDEDLRRIQDATDLPLNLEMAATDEMVEIALRHMPHAACIVPEKREERTTEGGLDAAGQHNHLQPVVSRLVDAGIRVSLFIAPDERQLDAALRLGAPVVEFHTGEYAHATGDQVAVELKKIADMAALAAKNGIEPHAGHGLTYENVQPIAAIPQLAELNIGHYLIGEAVFVGLENAVRRMREMMDAAR comes from the coding sequence GTGAGTGGCGGGCGGCTGCGACTGGGGGTCAACATCGATCACGTGGCCACCATCCGCAACGCGCGTGGTGGTGAACATCCCGATCCGGTCCGCGCGGCTGAGATTGTCGCCAGTGTCGGCGGCGACGGAATTACTGCGCACTTGCGCGAAGACCGTCGGCACATCCGTGACGAGGACCTTCGCCGCATCCAGGATGCGACCGACCTTCCGCTCAACCTGGAGATGGCGGCCACCGACGAGATGGTCGAGATCGCCCTGCGCCACATGCCGCATGCGGCGTGCATCGTTCCCGAAAAGCGCGAGGAGCGCACCACTGAAGGCGGGCTCGACGCGGCGGGGCAGCACAATCACCTGCAGCCGGTCGTTTCACGACTGGTCGATGCAGGCATCAGGGTGAGCTTGTTCATCGCTCCCGACGAACGCCAACTCGACGCCGCACTTCGGCTCGGCGCTCCCGTCGTCGAGTTCCACACCGGCGAATATGCTCACGCAACGGGCGACCAGGTGGCGGTGGAGCTCAAGAAGATTGCCGACATGGCCGCGCTCGCGGCGAAGAACGGTATCGAGCCCCACGCCGGCCACGGCCTGACATATGAAAACGTCCAGCCGATTGCGGCCATCCCGCAACTCGCAGAGTTGAATATCGGGCACTATCTTATCGGAGAGGCCGTGTTCGTCGGCCTCGAGAACGCGGTGAGGCGCATGCGCGAAATGATGGACGCGGCGAGGTGA
- a CDS encoding bifunctional precorrin-2 dehydrogenase/sirohydrochlorin ferrochelatase: MMRSLPLFHRIAGQPVIVLGDGAAAEAKRRLVERAGGQTSRELEDGLSRGARLAFVAHEEAAACEADAVKLRAAGVLVNVVDRPDLCDFTVPSLLDRDPVLIAVGTSGASAGLAKQLRLRLEALFPADLGRLADALNGARAKLRARWPAAADRRMALDAAFAEGGTLDPLTDGAADRVDVWLADAVAPAAGQTIELTISSDDPDDLTLRQARLLGSADVILFEPEVAHAILDRSRADAVRRELPHDGSLLPGLVLLLRRRPEA, from the coding sequence CTGATGCGCTCGCTCCCGCTCTTCCATCGCATCGCCGGTCAGCCGGTGATCGTGCTGGGGGACGGGGCGGCTGCCGAGGCGAAAAGGCGCCTCGTGGAACGGGCTGGAGGGCAAACCTCAAGGGAACTTGAGGATGGCCTCTCGCGCGGGGCTCGACTGGCTTTTGTCGCGCATGAAGAGGCTGCCGCTTGCGAGGCGGACGCGGTCAAGCTGCGCGCTGCTGGCGTGCTGGTGAACGTGGTCGACCGGCCCGATTTGTGTGACTTCACGGTGCCGAGTTTGCTCGATCGCGACCCTGTGTTGATCGCGGTCGGCACGTCTGGGGCTTCGGCCGGATTGGCCAAGCAGTTGCGCTTGCGGCTGGAGGCCTTGTTCCCGGCTGATCTTGGCCGCTTGGCCGATGCTTTGAATGGCGCACGAGCGAAACTGCGGGCCCGATGGCCGGCTGCTGCGGATCGGCGCATGGCACTCGATGCTGCGTTCGCGGAGGGTGGGACGCTCGATCCTTTGACGGATGGCGCGGCGGACAGGGTGGATGTCTGGCTGGCTGATGCTGTGGCACCGGCGGCGGGACAGACGATCGAGCTAACGATCAGCAGCGACGATCCGGACGACCTGACGCTGAGGCAGGCGCGGTTGCTGGGAAGTGCCGACGTTATCTTGTTCGAGCCGGAGGTGGCTCATGCGATCCTCGACCGCTCTCGGGCCGACGCCGTGAGGCGGGAACTGCCGCACGACGGTTCACTGCTGCCCGGCCTCGTGCTGCTCTTACGCCGAAGGCCTGAAGCCTAG
- the ruvX gene encoding Holliday junction resolvase RuvX yields MITEQAGDFRSALPEGGVLLGLDLGTKTIGTAFCDAGWSFASAGKTLPRGKFSNDFAALKALVAERRVKGVVIGLPLNMDGTGGPRAQASRAFARNLAPLELPVLLWDERWSTTSAERAMISQDFSRAKRAERIDSHAAAVILQAAIDRLAGGIL; encoded by the coding sequence ATGATTACCGAGCAGGCTGGTGACTTCCGTTCGGCCCTGCCTGAAGGCGGGGTCCTGCTTGGGCTCGACCTCGGCACCAAGACCATAGGCACGGCGTTCTGCGATGCCGGCTGGAGCTTTGCCAGCGCGGGCAAGACGCTGCCGCGCGGCAAGTTCTCCAACGACTTTGCCGCGCTGAAGGCCCTCGTCGCCGAGCGGCGGGTGAAGGGTGTTGTGATCGGCCTGCCGCTCAATATGGACGGTACCGGCGGACCGCGCGCCCAGGCCAGCCGCGCGTTCGCGCGCAACCTCGCGCCCTTGGAATTGCCAGTGCTGCTTTGGGACGAACGCTGGTCCACCACCAGCGCCGAACGCGCGATGATTTCGCAAGACTTCAGCCGCGCCAAGCGGGCCGAGCGAATCGACAGCCACGCCGCTGCGGTGATCCTGCAGGCGGCGATAGACCGGCTCGCGGGCGGGATTCTCTAG
- the pyrE gene encoding orotate phosphoribosyltransferase, with protein MTEDEVLAEFRASHALLEGHFLLSSGRHSGYYLQCARVLMNPERGGKLARALVQKLPRELRSQVRKVVSPAMGGVIIGHEVGRALDVDAIFLERPTGVFELRRGFDIAEGEKILLVEDVITTGLSSREAMKEIVALGGDVIAAAALVDRTGGEVDLGVPFHALVTINFPTYEEDEVPPELAAIPAIKPGSRK; from the coding sequence ATGACAGAAGACGAGGTTCTTGCCGAGTTCCGGGCCAGCCATGCCTTGCTGGAGGGTCACTTCCTGCTCTCCTCCGGCCGGCACAGCGGCTATTACCTGCAATGCGCCCGCGTGCTGATGAACCCAGAGCGTGGCGGAAAGCTCGCCCGCGCGCTCGTGCAAAAGCTCCCGCGCGAACTGCGCAGCCAGGTTCGCAAGGTCGTGTCTCCGGCCATGGGCGGGGTCATTATCGGTCACGAAGTCGGCCGTGCGCTCGACGTCGATGCGATCTTCCTCGAACGCCCGACCGGCGTGTTCGAGCTGCGCCGTGGTTTCGACATCGCGGAAGGCGAGAAGATCCTGCTGGTCGAGGATGTCATCACCACCGGGCTCTCCAGCCGCGAAGCGATGAAGGAGATCGTGGCCCTGGGCGGAGATGTGATCGCGGCCGCCGCACTGGTCGATCGCACCGGCGGCGAAGTCGACCTTGGCGTGCCGTTCCATGCGCTCGTGACGATCAACTTCCCGACTTACGAGGAAGACGAAGTTCCGCCTGAACTGGCCGCCATTCCGGCGATCAAGCCGGGGAGCCGCAAGTAG
- the lysA gene encoding diaminopimelate decarboxylase: protein MDHFHIRDGELYAEDVPLARIAAEVGTPVYVYSRATLERHARVFREALAPLGDPHVAFAVKANPNLAVLRVMQREGFGADVVSGGELARALAAGMPASEVVFSGVGKQDYELIRGLDAGIGQFNLESEEEGAELSALAAARGLRAPCALRVNPDVDAGTHDKISTGKADNKFGVPIGEAPAIYARLAAMPGLDMRGVAVHIGSQLSDLAPLERAFEKLGGLISSLRANGLKVSHADLGGGLGVPYKAGDVMPSPAAYGEMVARVTSGWDVRLMFEPGRVIAGNAGVLLTKVVRVKRGIRDPFVIVDAAMNDLARPALYGSWHDFEAVRPSNKRMTANIVGPICETGDTFAMGRDIEGVEAGDLAVFRTAGAYGATMASSYNSRGFVAEVMVDGDKFAVVADRILPEEITAAERVPDWL, encoded by the coding sequence ATGGATCATTTTCACATTCGCGACGGCGAGCTTTACGCCGAGGACGTTCCTTTGGCCCGCATCGCCGCGGAAGTCGGCACGCCGGTCTACGTCTATTCGCGCGCCACGCTCGAACGGCATGCGCGCGTGTTTCGGGAAGCATTGGCGCCGCTGGGCGATCCGCACGTGGCGTTCGCGGTCAAAGCCAATCCCAACCTGGCGGTGCTGCGCGTGATGCAGCGCGAAGGGTTCGGGGCGGACGTGGTGTCCGGCGGCGAACTGGCGCGAGCGCTGGCCGCTGGCATGCCGGCGAGCGAAGTCGTGTTCTCCGGGGTCGGCAAGCAGGACTACGAACTGATCCGCGGGCTCGATGCCGGAATCGGACAGTTCAATCTCGAATCCGAAGAGGAGGGCGCGGAGCTCTCGGCGCTCGCCGCGGCGCGGGGCCTTCGCGCTCCCTGCGCGCTGCGCGTCAATCCGGACGTCGACGCCGGCACGCATGACAAGATCTCGACCGGTAAGGCGGACAACAAGTTCGGCGTGCCGATCGGAGAAGCACCAGCGATCTACGCGCGCCTCGCGGCCATGCCCGGTCTCGATATGCGCGGGGTTGCGGTGCACATCGGTAGCCAACTGTCCGACCTCGCTCCGCTGGAGCGGGCGTTCGAAAAGCTTGGCGGGCTGATTAGCAGCTTGCGTGCCAACGGCCTCAAGGTCAGCCATGCCGATCTCGGCGGCGGTCTTGGCGTGCCGTACAAAGCGGGCGACGTAATGCCGAGCCCGGCCGCGTATGGCGAAATGGTCGCGCGCGTGACCAGCGGCTGGGACGTGCGGCTGATGTTCGAGCCTGGCCGTGTCATCGCCGGCAACGCCGGAGTGTTGCTGACCAAGGTCGTGCGCGTGAAGCGTGGGATCAGGGATCCGTTCGTGATCGTCGATGCGGCCATGAACGACCTAGCGCGACCGGCGCTCTACGGGTCGTGGCATGACTTCGAAGCGGTCCGGCCGTCGAACAAGCGCATGACCGCCAACATCGTCGGACCGATCTGCGAAACCGGCGACACCTTCGCCATGGGCCGTGATATCGAAGGCGTCGAAGCCGGCGACCTAGCGGTGTTCCGCACTGCCGGCGCTTACGGCGCGACGATGGCTTCGAGCTACAACAGCCGCGGTTTCGTGGCCGAGGTCATGGTCGATGGCGACAAGTTCGCCGTCGTCGCCGACCGCATCCTCCCGGAAGAGATCACCGCCGCCGAGCGGGTCCCGGACTGGCTCTGA
- the lepB gene encoding signal peptidase I, with protein sequence MNDQPSEPIGADESHGKKKKAKVNWVAEIRGLMLMLLGVLAFHTFVAKPFYIPSASMVPNLLVGDRLIVSKYPYGWSWVSASFHLLPRSDWRIAPATPEYGDIVIAVPPDKAEDYIKRVIGRPGDRIAMVDGQIILNGKEVPQEVEPPVRIPVADEQFCEGRPCLADFDQFRVRDPDGREFYEPPTYRETLPNGASYLIIDHMTQQLDNFDEIEVPEGYVFLMGDNRDHSADSRAPAAPISNGLGGPVPISSVGGRAEIITFSLDGSAGWNPLSWFRALRPDRAWTTLRPELRGAGEGDGRD encoded by the coding sequence GTGAACGACCAACCTTCCGAACCGATCGGCGCCGACGAATCCCACGGCAAGAAGAAGAAGGCCAAGGTCAACTGGGTGGCGGAAATCCGCGGCCTGATGCTGATGCTGCTCGGCGTGCTGGCGTTCCACACGTTCGTAGCCAAGCCGTTCTATATTCCCAGCGCATCCATGGTTCCCAACCTGCTGGTCGGTGACAGGTTGATCGTCAGCAAGTACCCTTACGGCTGGAGCTGGGTCTCAGCCTCGTTCCACCTCCTCCCCCGCAGCGACTGGCGCATCGCACCCGCCACTCCCGAATATGGCGACATCGTCATCGCGGTCCCGCCGGATAAGGCAGAGGACTACATCAAGCGCGTGATCGGCCGTCCGGGCGACCGCATCGCCATGGTCGACGGCCAGATCATTCTCAACGGCAAGGAAGTGCCGCAGGAAGTCGAGCCCCCAGTGCGGATTCCCGTCGCGGACGAGCAATTCTGCGAAGGACGCCCCTGCCTCGCCGATTTCGACCAATTCCGCGTCCGCGATCCCGATGGCCGCGAATTCTACGAACCGCCGACGTACCGCGAAACGCTGCCGAACGGCGCGAGCTATCTGATCATCGACCACATGACGCAGCAGCTCGACAATTTCGACGAGATCGAAGTGCCCGAAGGCTACGTGTTCCTCATGGGCGACAATCGCGATCACTCGGCTGACAGCCGCGCCCCCGCAGCGCCAATCAGCAACGGGCTAGGCGGTCCGGTCCCGATCTCGAGCGTCGGCGGCCGCGCGGAAATCATCACCTTCTCTCTCGACGGCAGCGCCGGCTGGAATCCGCTGAGCTGGTTCAGGGCATTGCGCCCGGACCGTGCTTGGACCACTCTCCGCCCCGAACTGCGCGGAGCGGGAGAGGGTGATGGCCGAGACTGA
- a CDS encoding AI-2E family transporter: MAETDATDGPAGDNRASPTHITSPALRYEAKRALLWVTIVGLAILAIYISQALLVIFGAMVFASMLDGGARLLGRILPIGRGWRLAIVLLASIGFVIWLTRFAGSQIAYEAAELPQIVTQQANRFFQWLDQKGFDIDINDVQGVAGQLMSGVGTLTKAIGGIFGALTTLFLVAIIGIYIALEPRLYERGIAWMLPPERRGNFYITVNRMAFTMRRLMGGRLLGMVFEGVFTWVMLAVYGVPMAALLAILTGMLAFIPNVGAIVSGVLMVLVGFSGGLEMGLYTIFVYFLVQNIDGYIVVPLIARKTVDLAPALVLAAQLVMGVLFGVLGLFLADPLLAMIKVALERRAEQNQQDGSQLKAEADGP; this comes from the coding sequence ATGGCCGAGACTGACGCCACCGACGGTCCTGCGGGCGACAACCGGGCGAGCCCCACCCACATTACCAGCCCGGCCCTGCGCTACGAGGCCAAGCGAGCGCTGCTGTGGGTCACCATCGTCGGTCTCGCGATCCTGGCGATCTACATTTCGCAAGCGTTGCTGGTGATCTTCGGCGCGATGGTCTTCGCTTCGATGCTCGACGGCGGAGCCCGGCTGCTTGGGCGAATCCTCCCAATCGGACGCGGCTGGCGGCTGGCGATCGTACTGCTCGCGTCGATCGGGTTCGTAATCTGGCTCACCCGGTTTGCGGGTTCGCAGATAGCCTATGAAGCGGCCGAACTGCCGCAAATCGTGACGCAGCAGGCGAACCGCTTCTTCCAGTGGCTCGACCAGAAGGGCTTCGACATCGACATTAACGATGTGCAAGGCGTGGCCGGCCAGTTGATGAGTGGCGTCGGCACGCTGACCAAGGCGATCGGCGGAATTTTCGGGGCGCTGACGACGCTGTTTCTGGTCGCGATCATCGGCATCTACATCGCGCTCGAACCACGACTCTATGAGCGGGGCATCGCCTGGATGCTGCCACCCGAACGGCGCGGAAACTTCTACATCACCGTGAACCGCATGGCCTTCACCATGCGCCGGCTGATGGGCGGACGCCTGCTGGGCATGGTCTTCGAAGGCGTGTTCACCTGGGTCATGCTCGCGGTCTACGGCGTCCCGATGGCGGCGCTGCTGGCCATTCTGACCGGCATGCTCGCCTTCATCCCCAATGTCGGCGCGATCGTTTCGGGCGTGCTGATGGTGCTCGTCGGATTTTCCGGCGGGCTCGAGATGGGGCTCTACACGATCTTCGTCTATTTCCTGGTCCAGAACATCGACGGCTACATCGTAGTCCCACTGATCGCGCGGAAGACGGTCGATCTCGCCCCAGCCCTGGTGCTGGCCGCGCAGCTTGTCATGGGCGTGCTGTTCGGCGTGCTCGGCCTGTTCCTGGCCGATCCGCTCCTGGCGATGATCAAAGTCGCGCTGGAGCGCCGGGCGGAACAGAACCAACAAGATGGGTCGCAACTCAAGGCGGAGGCCGATGGTCCGTAA
- the argH gene encoding argininosuccinate lyase, translating into MWGGRFAEGPSSIMREINASIPFDKALWRQDIAASKAHAAMLGACGIVSAEDAKAIEAGLDQVAAEYEADGVPEDWSLEDIHMTTESRLAELIGAAAGRLHTARSRNDQVATDFRLWVRDAIDQVDAGLEALQRALVTRAGEHADSIMPGFTHLQTAQPVTLGHHLMAYYEMIRRDRSRFADARKRSNESPLGSAALAGTGFPIDREMTAQALGFDKPTANSLDSVSDRDFALDYLMSAAQCSLHLSRLAEEFIIWASQPFGFVRLPDSLSTGSSIMPQKKNPDAAELVRGHAGRIVGSAVSLMVTMKGLPLAYSKDMQDDKPPVFEAANLLGLSVAAMTGMVAEAQFRTDRMRQAAELGYATATDLADWLVRQAGIPFREAHHITGAAVKLAESRGIALEALSLADLQGIDGRIGEGVYAALSVEASVAARASHGGTAPAEVRKRIAEAREALGMGG; encoded by the coding sequence ATGTGGGGCGGGCGCTTCGCGGAAGGGCCCAGCTCGATTATGCGCGAAATTAACGCCTCGATCCCTTTCGACAAGGCATTGTGGCGTCAGGACATCGCCGCGAGCAAGGCCCACGCCGCAATGCTCGGCGCTTGCGGGATCGTTTCGGCCGAGGACGCCAAGGCGATTGAAGCGGGTCTCGACCAGGTTGCCGCTGAGTATGAGGCCGACGGCGTTCCGGAAGACTGGTCGCTCGAAGACATCCACATGACCACCGAAAGCCGGTTGGCCGAACTGATCGGCGCAGCCGCGGGTCGACTCCACACGGCGCGCAGCCGCAACGACCAGGTGGCGACCGATTTCCGCCTGTGGGTGCGCGATGCGATCGATCAGGTCGATGCGGGTCTGGAGGCACTCCAACGGGCGCTGGTGACGCGGGCGGGCGAGCATGCCGACAGCATCATGCCGGGATTCACACACCTGCAGACCGCGCAGCCAGTCACGCTCGGGCATCATCTGATGGCCTATTACGAGATGATCCGCCGCGACCGTTCGCGGTTTGCCGATGCTCGCAAGCGTTCGAATGAGTCGCCGCTCGGCAGTGCGGCGCTGGCCGGAACCGGTTTCCCGATCGACCGCGAGATGACCGCGCAAGCGCTTGGTTTCGACAAGCCGACCGCGAACAGCCTCGACTCGGTGTCCGATCGCGACTTCGCGCTCGATTATCTGATGTCTGCGGCTCAATGCTCGCTGCACCTGTCGCGGCTGGCGGAAGAGTTCATCATCTGGGCGAGCCAGCCGTTCGGCTTCGTGCGCCTGCCGGATTCGCTCTCGACCGGCAGTTCGATCATGCCGCAGAAGAAGAACCCCGACGCGGCAGAGCTGGTGCGCGGCCATGCCGGGCGTATTGTCGGCAGCGCGGTGTCGCTGATGGTGACGATGAAGGGCCTGCCGCTCGCTTATTCGAAGGACATGCAGGACGATAAGCCGCCGGTGTTCGAGGCGGCCAATCTGCTCGGCCTGTCGGTCGCGGCGATGACCGGGATGGTGGCGGAAGCGCAATTCCGCACCGACCGGATGCGCCAAGCGGCAGAGCTTGGCTATGCCACCGCGACGGACCTCGCCGACTGGCTGGTGCGCCAGGCGGGAATTCCCTTCCGCGAGGCGCATCACATCACCGGGGCGGCGGTCAAGCTGGCGGAGAGCCGCGGGATCGCGCTCGAAGCGCTGTCGCTGGCGGACCTGCAGGGGATCGACGGCCGGATTGGGGAGGGCGTTTACGCGGCCCTTTCGGTCGAAGCCTCGGTCGCCGCTCGCGCCAGCCACGGTGGCACTGCTCCGGCCGAAGTACGCAAACGTATCGCCGAGGCGCGTGAGGCGCTAGGTATGGGTGGATGA
- a CDS encoding TlpA family protein disulfide reductase — MPRSPSFLLTCVIALVVGGCDRQSAEPAQPQEQASPENGAELTGTIDRSFVGQSLPAAQLVDPSGATLAMADLKGKPTLVNLWATWCVPCVAEMPKLNDLAAELGDSVRVVTVSQDMKGAEVVEPFFAQRKLANLPKWIDAKNDLPFAYGGGAALPLTVLYGADGKEIWRMVGGFNWSSAEARELVAEATPGKG, encoded by the coding sequence ATGCCCCGTTCGCCGTCGTTCTTGCTCACGTGTGTTATCGCCCTCGTCGTCGGGGGCTGCGATAGGCAAAGCGCCGAACCCGCGCAACCGCAGGAACAAGCTTCGCCTGAAAACGGCGCCGAGCTTACCGGCACCATCGACCGCAGCTTTGTCGGCCAGTCCCTGCCCGCGGCGCAACTTGTCGACCCCTCGGGCGCGACGCTGGCGATGGCCGACCTCAAGGGCAAGCCGACGCTGGTCAACCTCTGGGCCACCTGGTGCGTGCCCTGTGTGGCAGAGATGCCCAAGCTCAACGACCTCGCCGCCGAACTCGGTGACAGCGTGCGCGTCGTGACCGTGAGCCAGGACATGAAGGGCGCCGAAGTGGTCGAGCCGTTCTTCGCCCAGCGCAAGCTCGCCAACTTGCCGAAGTGGATCGACGCGAAGAACGATTTGCCGTTCGCCTACGGCGGCGGCGCGGCATTGCCGCTTACGGTGCTTTACGGCGCAGACGGCAAGGAGATCTGGCGAATGGTAGGCGGCTTCAACTGGTCGAGCGCCGAGGCGCGCGAACTCGTGGCCGAGGCGACGCCAGGAAAGGGATGA
- a CDS encoding DUF3089 domain-containing protein, with product MVRKFLYIVAVFLVILIAGAFALRLWSSKLAEIAFVPSTEFVAQDPLASNAYQDPAMWFSRPGIGAPTDPSRWQPAGVPAAAKPPVNFAVFFVHPTSYLESVHWNAPLDDAQSQTRAKVYLRGMASPFNRASEIWAPRYRQATFGAFLTDAEGADEAIDAAYQDVAQAFDYFVDSVGPDTPIVLAGHSQGSHHILRLLREKVAGTPLQQRIAMVYPVGWPISVAHDLPALGLPACATPDQAGCIMTWSSFAEPAETDAWFQIFRASKGFDGQPRGESPILCVNPLNGTLNGSAPASANLGTLVPNETMTSGELVPGSVPARCDPRGILLIGDPPELGQYVLPGNNYHVYDIPLFWRNLQEDVTRRIGAWSAAR from the coding sequence ATGGTCCGTAAGTTTCTCTACATTGTTGCCGTATTTCTGGTGATCCTCATCGCAGGCGCGTTCGCGCTGCGGCTGTGGTCGAGCAAGCTTGCGGAAATCGCCTTCGTGCCTTCGACCGAGTTCGTCGCGCAGGACCCGCTCGCCAGCAACGCCTACCAGGATCCGGCGATGTGGTTCTCAAGGCCCGGCATCGGAGCGCCGACGGACCCGTCGCGCTGGCAGCCCGCCGGCGTTCCCGCTGCGGCCAAGCCGCCGGTGAACTTCGCGGTCTTCTTCGTCCACCCGACCAGCTACCTCGAGAGCGTCCACTGGAACGCCCCGCTCGACGATGCCCAGTCGCAGACCCGCGCCAAGGTCTACCTCCGCGGGATGGCGAGCCCGTTCAACCGCGCCAGCGAGATCTGGGCCCCGCGTTATCGCCAGGCAACTTTCGGTGCGTTCCTCACCGATGCGGAGGGAGCCGACGAGGCGATCGACGCGGCTTATCAGGATGTTGCGCAGGCTTTCGACTATTTCGTCGACAGTGTCGGCCCCGACACGCCGATCGTGCTCGCCGGACATAGCCAGGGCTCGCATCACATCCTGCGGTTGCTGCGGGAAAAGGTCGCCGGAACTCCGCTGCAACAGCGAATCGCCATGGTCTACCCAGTGGGCTGGCCGATCTCGGTCGCGCACGACCTCCCTGCCCTTGGTCTTCCGGCTTGCGCCACACCGGACCAGGCCGGCTGCATCATGACCTGGTCGAGCTTCGCCGAACCCGCCGAGACTGACGCCTGGTTCCAGATTTTCCGCGCTTCGAAGGGCTTCGACGGACAGCCACGTGGCGAGAGCCCGATCCTGTGCGTCAATCCGCTCAACGGCACACTCAACGGCTCGGCCCCAGCATCCGCGAACCTCGGCACGCTGGTGCCGAACGAGACCATGACCAGCGGCGAACTCGTGCCCGGCTCCGTGCCCGCTCGCTGCGATCCGCGAGGGATCCTGCTGATCGGCGATCCACCGGAGCTTGGCCAGTACGTGCTGCCGGGCAACAACTATCACGTCTACGACATCCCGCTGTTCTGGCGGAACCTGCAGGAAGACGTGACGCGGCGGATCGGCGCCTGGTCGGCCGCGCGATGA
- the coxB gene encoding cytochrome c oxidase subunit II: MNFGDIARKRLHTLFLASLMAVVATPQVSLAQEAVAPAATTESTAAAPVAAVAAPISAEAPAATPADAGAVAADSSYTPLKAPEWIRGAPTPGAIDFQTQHTDDGRFAYGMHTFVLMPIITAISLFVLALLLWVVVRYNRKRNAVPSKTSHNTLIEVIWTVVPVLILVVIAVPSITLLARQYDSAPKDALTIKATGYQWYWGYSYPDNGGFEVISNMLSEEDAIKNGEPPHLAADNRMVVPVGETIRIQVVGADVIHSFGVPSLWFKIDAVPGRINERTLKINEPGIYYGQCMELCGARHGYMPIAIEALPRPQFEAWVRSQGGTVPGDAPAAAPATAPAAAPAPAAAAPAADASPAATAPAA; this comes from the coding sequence ATGAACTTCGGCGATATCGCCCGCAAGCGGTTGCACACCCTGTTCCTGGCATCACTCATGGCCGTCGTTGCGACGCCCCAGGTGAGTCTCGCACAGGAGGCCGTGGCACCTGCGGCGACCACCGAATCGACAGCTGCTGCCCCGGTGGCCGCGGTTGCCGCCCCGATCAGCGCTGAAGCGCCTGCCGCGACGCCGGCCGATGCTGGCGCGGTAGCTGCGGACAGCTCCTACACCCCGCTCAAGGCTCCCGAATGGATCCGTGGTGCACCGACTCCCGGTGCCATCGACTTCCAGACGCAGCACACCGACGATGGTCGCTTTGCCTATGGCATGCACACTTTCGTGCTGATGCCGATCATCACCGCGATCAGCCTGTTCGTGCTCGCGCTGCTGCTGTGGGTCGTGGTCCGCTACAACCGCAAGCGCAACGCGGTGCCTTCGAAGACCAGCCACAACACGCTGATCGAAGTCATCTGGACTGTCGTTCCGGTGCTGATCCTGGTCGTGATCGCGGTCCCCTCGATCACCCTGCTTGCCCGCCAGTATGACAGCGCGCCCAAGGATGCGCTGACGATCAAGGCGACCGGCTACCAGTGGTACTGGGGCTACAGCTATCCCGATAACGGCGGGTTCGAAGTTATCTCGAACATGCTGAGCGAAGAAGACGCGATCAAGAACGGCGAGCCGCCGCACCTGGCCGCGGACAACCGCATGGTGGTGCCGGTCGGTGAAACGATTCGCATCCAGGTCGTCGGTGCCGACGTGATCCACTCGTTCGGCGTGCCGTCGCTGTGGTTCAAGATTGACGCCGTTCCCGGCCGAATCAACGAACGTACGCTCAAGATCAACGAGCCGGGCATCTACTACGGGCAGTGCATGGAACTGTGCGGCGCCCGCCATGGCTACATGCCGATCGCCATCGAGGCTCTGCCGCGGCCGCAGTTCGAAGCCTGGGTCCGCTCGCAAGGCGGCACGGTTCCCGGTGACGCACCTGCCGCAGCGCCGGCGACCGCCCCGGCTGCTGCGCCCGCTCCCGCGGCTGCGGCGCCGGCTGCCGACGCCTCGCCCGCCGCGACGGCTCCCGCCGCCTGA